The Elusimicrobiota bacterium region ACTGTTGGATACGACTTATTAGAAAATGTTTCTATAAGGACAGAGTATCAAATAAACCAAGAAAAACCAGAAGTAGATAATAATCTATTTACTTCACAGATTGTTATAAGTTTTTAATACCACGAATGGCAACGAATTTTCGCGAATTTTAAGATGTAAGAGGCAAGATGCAAGAAGCAAGAAAAATCTGACTTCTTGCTTCTGACTTCTTGCTTCTTGTTTCAAATTTGTGTTAATTCGTGGCTAAAATTGAATGGAACGATGAGAATAAGGGAGGTGAAAATACTATGGTAGAGCAAGTTATGGATTTGACCAGAATGAAGGCTAGAGAAAAAGGAACGGTACTGGAGATTCAAGGTGGTCTTGGCATGACTAAACGGTTAGAAGCTATGGGCATAAGGCAAAATGTTAAAATTACAAAAGTTTCAGGACAGTTTGCAAAAGGTCCTGTAGTTGTCTCTTTAGGCAATACCGAAGCAGCGATTGGTTTTGGCATGTCCAGAAGAATTATCGTCCAGGTTGAAAATACACATCCGCAACAAGAAAACTCGCCTAGGCGAGTAACCACAGATTAACACAGATTTGCACAGATTTTAATTTTTAATTTCAGTGAAATTCTGTGAAATTCAGTGGCTAAA contains the following coding sequences:
- a CDS encoding FeoA family protein gives rise to the protein MAKIEWNDENKGGENTMVEQVMDLTRMKAREKGTVLEIQGGLGMTKRLEAMGIRQNVKITKVSGQFAKGPVVVSLGNTEAAIGFGMSRRIIVQVENTHPQQENSPRRVTTD